In Euphorbia lathyris chromosome 2, ddEupLath1.1, whole genome shotgun sequence, the sequence CATCGGCGCTGGTTCCACGGTAACTATTTATCGTCTCtctttaattcaattttgaaGTTTTGTTCTAGCTGAATGCAAAATGATACtttcttttttgttatttaaaatTTAGGCTAAAAACGGTCCCTAATCTTGGGAAGAAAAACagattggcccctgaactttaaGAATGTTAGTAATTCGCTTACAATAATCTATCATGATCTATTAATCCTTTAAACTTACTTAGATTAGTATTTACAATGATCTAGTTTCCGAACTTGCTTAAATGATACGCAAGCAAACATGCACAAACCTTATGCCACTTGGATTTAAGGGTGCTAATatgacattttaagcaagttcactGGTCAACAAAAATACCTCTTGAAGTTTAGGGACCGatcagtttttttttaagaaattaagGAGCCTTGATGTATTGAGCATAAACTTTAATCAATTGTTGATAATTGGTTACCTGATATTGCTTAGTGTCCAAATCGCCTTGCTAATCCAACGTCATATTTAACCTGTAAAACAGCAACATAGGCTAGACAGGGCCGGAGTCGGTGTACCCGCTCCGATAGTTTGTGATTTAGATCGGATATAGACTAGTTAGTTGTGAGATAGTAATTAACGTACCATGTTTTGTGCCTATACCTGCTTATATATAGGATTTTTAGGTTTAAGCCCTtctctaattaggaatccttatgAGTTGAGGATATCTGAGTCCCTCGTTCCTCCGCATAAGGAGGTCGGAGCTCTAATCGTTGACAGTGGGCAAGCTCCTTTGCACGTATCTTTTAATCCCAAAGGGGTGGAGCTGAAAAAGAGGTCGAACTGACGCCATCCATGTGATGCCATTTTGCATGATATCAATTGTTATTTGAATTGGAGCTTGATGTTGAATAATTTAAATTGCAAATAGGAATCCATAATTTTTAGTatctattatatttttcttctgTGATCATCACAATTAAATCTGGAGATTAATTATTGCTTTAATACATTCAGAGCATTTTGACCCTATGAATTTAAAGGATGTCTCATTAGCTCTCTCAACTAGCTTAAAGTGACACGATTTATCCCTAAGTGCAGCAGATTAAGAGAAGATTTGGACAAGTTGATGTGcgtatcattttttttaagcaagtttaggaggACAATagatcattttaagcaagtttagagggaCTATAGGTCATTTTAAGCAAATGAAGTGACTAATGAGGTATCTCCAAAGTTAAAAAGGCAATTGGTTTTTTTTACTAAGTTTCGTGCGATCTAATGATTTATGCCTTATTACACTAAAAGAGTTCATAATATACCATAACTAGTTTGTTCACAATCTAAGAACATGCTAAAGGTGGTTGCTTTCTATCATAAAAGAgagaatttgaaaattttgatttctgCCTATCACCATTTTCATTATTCGTGGTAACTTTTTAGAGCCCCTGTACTTAGCCAAATAATCCGATCGACTCCTAAACTTTCTCATGAGCCCTTGAACTTAATTAAAATGAGttcctaaacttgcataaagcGATCTATCTCCTAACCTTGTTTAAAGTGGTACATGCTTCAACTTGTTTAATCTCCATTTTGCTCTACCACCTCCGCTTTTAAGGGGCTAATtgtgtcactttaaacaagtttaggagaTGAAACACCTTCATCATTCAGCGGTCTTGACGCATTAAGATTTTTTAATGAATTGTTTAAAATAAGGTTTCTAAACAAAAGTTACATCTCAGAAATCATCAGAATCTACAGAAACATACTAGTCTAATCATATATTGGACGGACACTTCTCGTTAGTAGTGTTTCCGCGTGTCGTGTCCCTGTCCGTGTCTGTTTTCATTTGaaggctattttatgaaggttatgttttagaaataatgtttcccgTATCAATGTGAGTATCTGTGTCtatgtccgtgcaacataggtctAATCTCTATGATGGTTAAAACTTGCAGGTAGCAACAATTGCACCAAACATCCCTGCCTTATACGAAGCTCATTTCGGAGTTCCAATGGCCGGAGCAGTGCTGAACACAGTCAATATCCGTTTAAACGCAGAAACCATAGCTTTCCTCCTAGGCCATTCAAAAACCACAGTTTTAATGGTAGACCAAGAGTTCTTTAACTTAGCGGAGGAAGCTCTGAAAATTTTATCAGAAAAAAACAGCCAGTACAAACCTCAACTCCTGATTGTTATAGGTGATGAGAATTGTGAGCCAAAGTCTCTGCAACATGCTCTTGAAAAAGGGGCTATTGAATATGAAAAGTTCCTGGAAAGTGGTGATCCCGAGTTTGCTTGGAAACCGCCGGAGGATGAGTGGCAGAGTATTGCTTTGGGCTACACTTCTGGTACAACAGCTAGCCCGAAAGGGGTAGTTCTTAGCCACCGAGGGGCGTATCTCATGGCTTTGAGCTGTGCTATGATATGGGGTTTGAATGAAGGAGCTGTTTATCTCTGGACTTTGCCTATGTTCCATTGTAATGGCTGGTGCTATACTTGGTCTCTTGCTGCTCTCTGTGGAACAAACATATGCATGAGACAGGTAATTTTCAaggcctgtttggttcaactgttgtttatttttttgctgttgctgtttgttgttgttgttagctaGTAGGGGTAAATTGCACTAATGCTCGCTGAAGTTTGGGGTAGTAActtcattttatttcaataaagtcattgaactttttttttttttttttccgatAGTCATTTTTGCAAATTAAACAGAAAAAACCCATCAGAATAGTGGTGTTGTAGACACGTTGGAGGAAATGATTGACCTTTATGTACGACATGGCAGCCGCGTGGTAGCAAAAAGAAAACTACATGTATTAACGTCAACTGCTTGAAACTGCAACGTTGACAACCAAGAAATGTAATTTTTATCTTTTGCCACACATGTGGCTGTGATGTCATAAGTAAAAGTAAATCCTTCCAACGTTGTTGTCACATCACTATTTTGGTGATTTCAATTTTTCcggaatgactttattgaaaaaaaggaaaaaggaaaggaaaaattCAATGACTTTATTCAAAGAAAATGAAGTTCATTGACTTTGTGAAACTGACTCCAAACTTCAGTGACACCAATACAATTTACTCTGGCTATAGCTATTAGCATTTGTTTCTCAATTCTAATCAAACACTTTATATCTATTGTTTGGAGTAAGGAGTACCAAACTTTCACTTAATCTGAAAATACGCTCAAGCATGTGAAAGAATTTTCTACTACTCCTATCTAATTCGGTTTTGTTACCAAATCACTAGAAGTACCCGAATCCTGTAACCAAATGAGTTCTGTTAGTTTGATGATGGTTTTTGGCTATGTTGCACGGGACATGAAAACGGCTAaaaaacataaccttcataaaataactttcaaacaaaaataatcaCGCACATGGACACGAAACGCAGAAAAGCTACTAAAGCAAGTGTCCATGCAACAGGTTTTTGGCAAGTAATATATTCACATCATATTGGGCTGCTATGTTTATTGGGTTCAAGTTGTGATCCTTCCAGATTGTGTTAAAAGCATGGTGAATGTACTGTTTCATATCAGTAGCATGTTTGCCGTTGAATCTTGTAGCAGAAATGTGTTTACTTGTATTGTATCTGCTATATGATCAGTTTACTTATGGAAAAACTCTTTGATTACTATGAATCTTCCATTTTTGATTTAATTCGCTGAATCTTAGTTTCTGCTCTGTATAGGTCACTGCTAAGACAGTCTACTCGGCCATCGCGAACCAAGGCGTGACTCACTTCTGTGCTGCACCAATAGTGCTCAACACCATAGTAAATGCTTCGAAAGAAGATACTATCCTTCCCTTACCCCGTGTCGTCCACGTAAACACAGCTGGTGCCGCCCCGCCTCCTTCGCTCCTATTCGCAATGCAAGAGAAAGGTTTTCGTGTTACACATACCTATGGCCTCTCAGAAACCTACGGTCCATCAACAGTTTGTGCATGGAAGCCTGAGTGGGATTCACTTCCTCCCATTAAACAAGCCCGCCTAAACGCACGCCAAGGCGTCCGGTATATTGGCTTGGAAGGCCTAGATGTAGTTGACCCTAAAACCATGAAACCCGTCCCTGCAGACGGGAAGACCATGGGCGAAATAGTGATGCGAGGAAATTTGGTAATGAAGGGCTACTTAAAGAATCCAGAAGCTAATAAAGAAACCTTTGCAAATGGATGGTTTCATTCTGGTGATCTTGCAGTGAAGAATCCGGATGGATACATAGAGATTAAGGATCGAAGCAAGGACATTATAATCTCAGGAGGCGAAAATATCAGTAGCGTAGAGGTAGAAAACGTTCTGTACACTCACCCTGCCGTGTTTGAAGTGTCTGTAGTAgcaagagaagatgagagatgggGAGAGTCACCATGTGCTTTCATAACATTGAAACCAGGCGTGGAGAAATCGGATGAAGCGCGTCTGGCTGGcgaaataatgaagttttgccGGTCGAAAATGCCTGCTTACTGGGTTCCAAAGTCTGTTGTGTTTGGAGCATTGCCAAAAACTGCAACTGGGAAGATTCAGAAGCATGTTTTGAGGGCTAAGGCAAAAGAATTAGGACCGGTGAAGAAGAGCAGGTTGTAATGGGACGGCTATATATAGTGATGGATTCAGGATTTGCGGTGGTCTCTCGTTATCTATGAacgctaaattgatatttttagtgtttttatataaaataaaagtccCATATATATTTTTCCGGCGACAAGTGAGTGTTCAAGCCCCTAGCTCTCCCATGAATCCGTTCCTGGCTGTCTGTATAGGCAACAACTTTTAACTGCTAAGGTTTGTATTTTTGTTTAGTAATTTACAGTCAAATTCAACATATTATCTGTGTAATATAATATTCGGGTGACAATTTATAATACGATaacataatttatttattttttgtgtaCAACAAAAGCAGCGAAACAAAAAAACCCATTGATATTCTGGGGAGTATAAAAATGTATACACGTGGTATTAATTATTGGAATATAGATTAATTGATTCGTCGGGTGTATTACTTCCGATTCGGATGATGTATAGGTGGCTAATATTATTTGGAAAAACAAGCCAGGACATTGTCAAAACCTTTATTTTATATTCCTTAATTCAAAGACCATCCATCAGCTGTTACGTTATCAGTTTTTTTGTCAGCTCCTTCATTCGTATTTGACCTCAACATTTTCCAGTCCAGCAGCTAAACGATTCGTAGATTGGATTGGTGGTGGTCGGAGATGGCGAGAGACATAGATGATCTGCCCAAAAACGCAGCCAACTACACAGCTCTCACGCCACTCTGGTTCCTCGATAGAGCCGCCATCGTTCATCCAACTAGAATCTCTGTTGTCCATGGATCTTTACGCTACACTTGGCTTCAGACTTACCAGCGTTGCCGCCGATTGGCTTCTGCTCTCTCCAGGCAATCCATCGGCTTCGGCAGCACGGTATTTTCCGATTTCTCTACTTTCTCTTTACTCTCCGAGAAAATCCCCCCGTCTAAATAATTACGAAGAATGCAAAatttgtttcttattttttattttttggtaaatCGAGAAGAAAACTTTTGTTTGATTAATACCGATTGATTACagaaaatttgaatttgaagtATGCAATGCATAGTATTTTTAGTCAACTGTAATGCAATCGGAGCTATTTGAATTCAAAAATACCCTTTTTGTGCTTGAAATGGACGGTTGATGTTGATTCCCCGGTGTGGATATGGGATACGTTATTGGGTTGTCAACGTCTATCCCCATTATGGGTGTGTGTCTATGACAAAAGAAGGATGTCAATGACAACAGAAGAAGGATTTTTAGGTTGAACATTGATGATAATGTCAATCTGAACGCTGATGATTTGAGGTTGGAAAAGtgattttgcaaaaaaaaaaaaaaaacgtggtTAACTTGGTACTAAACAAACTTAATTATTCTCAAATGAAAAAAATTTCTTACCCAAGATTTTTCAAAACACAGCATTTTCGGGTAAATAAAGGGAGCCTAAAATTTATTGGTTTTGCTAATGGTGAGGAATTTTAGTCCTctttttgcaacaaaaaaatCACGGACACCTATCTACAAATCAATGAAAccacaaaaattatttttgaaatcatccctataattatatatatattttaaatatttaataaatctGATTATAACACTAATAATTTAGGGGCAAGATTTTTTCCCGATTCATATAGGAGAACAGGAAAAGGTTTATGTCTGATTCATATATGGGAACAGGCATTTCCCATCACCGTCCTACTCCGTTTACAATCGGTTGTTCAGTAACCCAATCCTGTACTAATTAGGAGTTACAATTATAATAGGaatagaaaacttcaaactaaaaaggaaaattttgaattttcccGCAACTCCGAGCTCACAGAGATGCTCAACGGGTTGGCGAGCGAAAGCTATTGCTTTGCTAGCACTTTGAGCAAGCTCGTCGTGCTGGCCCATTAGCTCTGTTGAAATTGTCACCTTTTCATCCGTTTTCGTTACCTTCTCGTGGTGTGTTTTCCAAACTTCATTGGTGTCTTTTAATATCCAAACGCGAACTCTTTTGTATCTCTAACACAATGGTTTGACTCGAAACGAATTCTTGGTTTCAAATTCTTCTAATTATCTTAGAATTGCCGAGTTGTTCAGTTTTGATATAGTAACTTGACATTATCTGTGATTTCATTCTATCAGGTAGCAGTAATTGCACCAAATGTGCCTGCAATGTATGAAGCACATTTCGGAGTTCCGATGGCTGGAGCCGTTGTAAACTGTGTTAACATACGTCTAAATGCTTCAACTGTTGCTTTCCTTCTCGGCCATTCGAAATCCGAAGTAGTAATGGTGGATCAAGAGTTCTTTCCACTGGCAGATGAAGCTTTGAAAATTCTAGCAGCAAGCGGAAGCTCTTTTAAGCGTCCGCTATTGATTGTCATAGCCGATGAAGCCTGTGATCCTCAGGGTCTAAAACAAGCTCTAGCTAGAGGGGCAATTGAATACGAAAAGTTCCTCGAAACCGGTGATCCCGAGTTCGCTTGGACGCCACCGGAAGATGAGTGGCAAAGCATTGGTTTAGGTTATACTTCTGGCACAACAGCCAGCCCGAAAGGCGTGGTGTTGAGCCACCGGGGAGCCTATTTGATGTCGTTGAGTAATCCCCTAATTTGGGGGATGAATGAGGGGGCTGTATATTTGTGGACTCTGCCGATGTTTCATTGCAATGGGTGGTGTTTTACTTGGGCTCTTGCTGCTCTTTGTGGGACTAGCATTTGCCTTAGACAGGTAACTCATTGAGCTTGGCAGTAATTCGTGCAAGTTTaccgtgttcgtgtcgtgtcaattATCGGATTAGTGTCAAATGAATATACTCTAATCCAACCAAAATATTTCGTGTCATAATTGTGTCAATCCAATCGGGTTAGTATCGATTTCGGGCCACATATACAATTATCACCTTCACAGAGCAATCTCCTAACCAATCAAAAGAAGAATGCATACCAGTAAGAGATGATTCGTATTAAGAAATAAAACTGTTCAAATGACATCAattgattggttagatatattGCTCCAAGAGTGCCATTCTCATTTGTTAGATTATGCGAGAGAAAGTTTTATAATgtaaaatgtaagtatataaaCTATAATAGGTATTAGGTTCTTTTAGAGGTGGTAGTTGTGTATATGGCCCGCCCGAAAACATGATACTATTATGAACTCAGCACAAATTGAGTGGATTAGTGTTTTTCTTgaagggtaaataattttttagtctcctactttttactttttactttttacttaaCACGCTGTTTAGtctttctattttgaaaaacacattataaggtccctatcttttaccaatattaaccctttagtcatgttgtctatttttttagacttttaacCATTATATTTAGCATAAAAAGACAGACATAACATAACAGAACCCTTTGGTCAtgttgtctattttttttagacttttaacCATTATATTTAGTATAAAAAGACAGACATAACATAACAGATTAATATGGTCATTTTCTATTGTACTGCGGTTGtactaaaagctaagatatattCGGTTAACAAtctaaaaaaaaagacaaaatgaccaaatgattaatattggcaaaagatagagactttataatgtgtttttcaaaataaggggACTAAAACAGTGTGTTACGTAAAAAGTAGGgtactaataaattattcatcCTTTATTAAACAGGTAGTGATCATTTTTGGATTGACATGAAATTGACGCCCACATTCTTGAGATGAATAAGGGTATGTTGACCTGCGAACCACAAAATGGCACGATTTTTTAAAACTATTATTATATCCTGTAAAAACATGTCACCTTGCAATTGTGGCCCACGAACCTCCTATATATTTACATGTCATTCTTAAAAGAGATACTAAAATACACATGAGCTAATAGCTATGAACACTGCACAAAACCAATATAATATAAGTTGATTAAGggtttattaaataaattttatatcgAACTTTTGGATGGTTAGAGTTAACCTGCTAacctaaaaaatgataaaaatatttagaAGTATTATTGTATGCTCCTCTATTTTTAAATGTCAGAGGTAGTAAAGTTACATGTGACCCGCAAACAAATGAACAGTTTTGTAGGTTTCAAAACTTTGTAGTTTTGTATTAATGAAATTTCAAATAAACACAAGGAATGAACAtgattaatgagttgttcgcgAGCGAAGTTTATGAACAAAATTAATGAGTTTCTCGTGAGCAAAGCTCATGAATAAGCTCGCAAGAAGCTCCTGAGCAAGATGTTGAGCTCAAGCTCATCAATTTTCTAACAAGCCGAGCAtgagcagaccaaagctcggGTCAGCTCGATTACAGCCATAGTGAACACGACACGTAAACTATACTAACCTGATTGGGTTGACACAAATGAGAGAAATTTTGTTAGATTAGGTTAGAGTTAGCTCATTTGACCCTAACCCAATAATTGACACGACATGAAAACGACACACTTACACGAATTGTGACCCGTAGCTTCTTTGACCTACCCTCTCTTTGCATTGAAGTTAACTATTTTTGATTCTACAGGTAACTGCCAAGGCAGTGTATTCAGCAATAGCAAACAATGGAGTCACTCACTTCTGCGCTGCTCCTGTTGTGCTCAACACCATAGTGAATGCTTCAAAGGAGGAAAAAATACTTCCCTTACCCCGCATTGTCCACGTAATGACCGCGGGTGCCGCTCCGCCTCCTCCGGTGCTCTTCGCAATGTCGGAAAAAGGTTTCCGAGTAACTCACACCTATGGTCTCTCCGAAACTTACGGTCCCTCCACAGTTTGTGCATGGAAGCCCGAGTGGGACTCCGAGACCCCCATAGTCCAAGCCCGCCTAAATGCACGCCAAGGCGTCCGATACATCGGCTTGGAAGGGCTAGACGTTGTTGACCCCAAAACTATGAAACCAGTTCCAGCAGACGGAACAACCATAGGTGAAATAGTAATGAGAGGCAATCTCGTGATGAAGGGCTACTTAAAGAACCCGAAAGCCAACGAAGAAGCCTTCGCGAACGGTTGGTTTCACTCGGGTGATCTTGCAGTAAAGCATCCAGATCATTacatagaaattaaggatagATCAAAGGACATTATCATCTCCGGAGGCGAAAACATAAGTAGCCTCGAAGTCGAGAATATACTATACACGCATCCTGCAATATACGAGGTATCGGTCGTGGCTAGGCCCGACGACCGGTGGGGGGAATCGCCTTGTGCCTTTGTGACATTAAGGCCTCAAGTTGAGAAATCGGACGAAGGAAGTTTGGCTCGAGATATCATAGAGTTTTCGCGATCGAAGATGCCAGCTTACTGGGTTCCGAAATCTGTAGTGTTCGGACCGTTACCGAAGACGGCTACAGGGAAGATTCAGAAACATGTATTAAGGGCTAAGGCAAAAGAAATGGGACCTGTCAAGATGAGCAAACTGTAGTTCATAACATATCCTGCAAAATGCATCAGGTTGTGGCATTTTTTTGCTGAAAATTTCGGATTGTTTTCGTGGCGATTCTGCGTTCGGGTTAATGTTATTATCTGTGGAGGATGCTGAAATTAAATGCAAGATTCATGGGAGTAGGAGTTTATGATGTTCATATGTAAAATTGTAGCTTGAATTAAGTTATTTGCTTTTTTGTAAACCCTGAAAGCATGTAATAACAGAGATTAATACAgggataaaaataaacaaaaaaaggaAGAATTTAAGAGGCTATTTGCCAAATGAAGGTTTatttgttttagttttttattttttagtcgAACGAGTTTGTTAGAGTCAAAGTCCTTTATTTTAGGAGTTGTTATTTGCTGTTAATAAGTTGCCTAGTCTTTTGGGTAGTTCTACTTTTAAGCTAGCTGTTATTGTGTTTAATTCTGTTTAGATTAGCTACCTACGTGTATGCTATCTTTTCTCTTATTCTGTTTTGTAAGGTCTTTAAATAGCCAACTCTTTCAATGGAATAAACAAGTGGATTTGCTCCAAATATTAAACATTGTAGTACGTTtaacatttggtatcagagccaagaGCACCAAGGCCTGATTCTGAATCGAGAGTAAAACACCAGAGAGAAAAATAGAATCTGCTAAGAGAAGAGATGGCTGAGAGTAGCAGTTCTAATGGAAAGTTTGTGCAGCCAGCGATTCCTAGATTTGATGGATACTACGAACACTGGGCCAAACTAATGGAGAACTTCCTTCGTGCTAAGGAATATTGGAACCTGATTGAGGATGGAATTGACACGGTTCCAGCAGGCACTCAGGGGAGTGAAGCACAGATGAAGATAATAGAGGAGCAGCAGTTGAAAGATAAGAAAATCAAAAATTATCTCTATCAAGCCATCGATAGAGAGATCATGGAGACAATTCTGAATGATGATACTTCAAAACAGATTTGGGATTCAATGAAGCAAAAATTCAAGGGTTCCACGAGGGTGAAAAGAGCTCAATTGCAGACATTAAAAACTGAGTTTGAAACACTCAGAATGAAGGAAGGTGAGTCTGTAAATGCATATTTCGGACGAACTCTCTCCATTGCGAAACGCATGAAAGCATGTGGAGAGACTGTGCAAGAAAGGGATATTACAGGGAAGATTCTCAGATCTCTAGTGTCGAAATTTAACTATGTCCTTTGCTCCATTGAGGAGTCCAATAACGTCGACACACTTACAGTTGATGAACTCCAAAGCAGTTTGCTTATTCATGAGCAACGAATGAAGAACGGTGATGGCGAAGAACAAGTGTTGATGAAGGTGACTCATGAAGAGAAGACAGAAAGAGGAAGGGGTAGAGGAAGAGGAGGCGCGATCAGAGGAGGTCGAGGAAGAGGGAGATCGTCTTTTAACAAAGCTAGTATCGAATGTTATCGATGCCACAACTTTGGCCACTTCCAATACGAATGTCCCACCTGGGGAAAACAATCAAATTATGCAGAACTTGAAGAGGAGGAGATGCTGCTGATGGCTTATGTTGATGGAATTGGTGCAAAGAGAGAGGATATATGGTTTCTGGATTCAGGATGTAGCAATCACATGTGAGGAAACAAGGATTTGTTTTTTGAATTAGAGGAAGTGTCTCAACAAACTGTGAGGCTGGACAACAACACCAGAATGAAAGTTTCTGGCAAAGGCAGCATCAAAATGGAGATAGATGATGTCAATTTCATTGTTGGTGATGTGTTTTGTGTACCTGAGCTCAAAAACAATCTTTTAAGCATTGGGCAACTTC encodes:
- the LOC136220022 gene encoding acetate--CoA ligase CCL3, translating into MARDIDDLPKLEANYMALTPLWFLERAATVHPTRKAVIHGSLNYTWRQTYQRCRRLASALSNHNIGAGSTVATIAPNIPALYEAHFGVPMAGAVLNTVNIRLNAETIAFLLGHSKTTVLMVDQEFFNLAEEALKILSEKNSQYKPQLLIVIGDENCEPKSLQHALEKGAIEYEKFLESGDPEFAWKPPEDEWQSIALGYTSGTTASPKGVVLSHRGAYLMALSCAMIWGLNEGAVYLWTLPMFHCNGWCYTWSLAALCGTNICMRQVTAKTVYSAIANQGVTHFCAAPIVLNTIVNASKEDTILPLPRVVHVNTAGAAPPPSLLFAMQEKGFRVTHTYGLSETYGPSTVCAWKPEWDSLPPIKQARLNARQGVRYIGLEGLDVVDPKTMKPVPADGKTMGEIVMRGNLVMKGYLKNPEANKETFANGWFHSGDLAVKNPDGYIEIKDRSKDIIISGGENISSVEVENVLYTHPAVFEVSVVAREDERWGESPCAFITLKPGVEKSDEARLAGEIMKFCRSKMPAYWVPKSVVFGALPKTATGKIQKHVLRAKAKELGPVKKSRL
- the LOC136220023 gene encoding acetate--CoA ligase CCL3-like yields the protein MARDIDDLPKNAANYTALTPLWFLDRAAIVHPTRISVVHGSLRYTWLQTYQRCRRLASALSRQSIGFGSTVAVIAPNVPAMYEAHFGVPMAGAVVNCVNIRLNASTVAFLLGHSKSEVVMVDQEFFPLADEALKILAASGSSFKRPLLIVIADEACDPQGLKQALARGAIEYEKFLETGDPEFAWTPPEDEWQSIGLGYTSGTTASPKGVVLSHRGAYLMSLSNPLIWGMNEGAVYLWTLPMFHCNGWCFTWALAALCGTSICLRQVTAKAVYSAIANNGVTHFCAAPVVLNTIVNASKEEKILPLPRIVHVMTAGAAPPPPVLFAMSEKGFRVTHTYGLSETYGPSTVCAWKPEWDSETPIVQARLNARQGVRYIGLEGLDVVDPKTMKPVPADGTTIGEIVMRGNLVMKGYLKNPKANEEAFANGWFHSGDLAVKHPDHYIEIKDRSKDIIISGGENISSLEVENILYTHPAIYEVSVVARPDDRWGESPCAFVTLRPQVEKSDEGSLARDIIEFSRSKMPAYWVPKSVVFGPLPKTATGKIQKHVLRAKAKEMGPVKMSKL